Part of the Mycolicibacterium mengxianglii genome is shown below.
GCCCGGCCTGATGCACGTGAAGTTCGGCCGTTATCACGTGCGGGACGTCAAATTCGTCGCCGCTTTCGACGTCGATGCCAAGAAGGTCGGCTTCGACCTTTCCGAGGCCATCTTCGCCTCCGAGAACAACACCATCAAGATCGCCGACGTGCCGCCGACCGATGTCGTCGTGCAGCGTGGCCCGACCCTTGACGGCATCGGCAAGTACTACTCCGAGACCATCGAGATCTCCGACGCCGAAGCCGTCGACGTCGTGAAGGCCCTCAAGGACGCCAAGGTCGACGTGCTGGTGTCCTACCTGCCGGTGGGCTCCGAAGAGGCCGACAAGTTCTACGCCCAGTGCGCGATCGACGCCGGCGTGGCCTTCGTCAATGCGCTCCCGGTGTTCATCGCCTCGGATCCGGTGTGGGCCAAGAAGTTCGCCGACGCCGGCGTGCCGATCGTCGGCGACGACATCAAGAGCCAGGTCGGCGCCACCATCACCCACCGCGTGATGGCCAAGCTGTTCGAGGACCGCGGGGTGCAGCTCGACCGCACGATGCAGCTCAACGTCGGCGGCAACATGGACTTCCTGAACATGCTGGAGCGCTCGCGGTTGGAGTCGAAGAAGATCTCCAAGACCCAGGCCGTCACCTCCAACCTGCAGCGCGAGTTCAACACCAAGGATGTGCACATCGGCCCGTCCGATCACGTCGGCTGGCTCGATGACCGCAAGTGGGCGTACGTCCGCCTCGAAGGCCGCGCCTTCGGCGACGTGCCGCTGAACCTGGAGTACAAGCTCGAGGTGTGGGATTCGCCCAACTCCGCGGGCGTCATCATCGACGCGGTGCGCGCGGCCAAGATCGCCCAGGACCGTGGCATCGGCGGACCCGTCGAGGCGGCGTCTGCCTACCTGATGAAGAGCCCGCCCAAGCAGCTGGCCGACGACATCGCCCGCACGCAGCTCGAAACCTTCATCGAAGGCTGAGTTTCTCTGCGACTTGTGGAGTCTGAGCGGCGCTGAACGCCGGTCAGACTCCACAAATCGCTTATGGTCGAGGCGTGATCACCGACGACGAGTTGCTGAGTCTCGACGAGTTCGCCCTGTTGCCGGAGAACGCCGAGCAGGCCGGAGTAGACAGCCCCCTGCCGCCGGTTGAGCGCATCGACGTGGGCGCGATCAGTGCGCTGAAGTTCGGCGCCGAGCCGCCGAAAGTGGTGTTCCTGCACGGCGGCGGGCAGAACGCGCACACCTGGGACACCGTGATCGTCGGGCTGCGGGAGCCCGCGCTGGCCGTGGATCTGCCCGGCCATGGCCGCTCCGCGTGGCGCGAAGACGGCAACTACGGGCCCCGGCTGGCCGCCGAACAGATCATTCCCATGCTGCGCGAGCACGCCCCCTCCCCCGCCCTGGTGGTCGGCATGTCACTCGGCGGCCTCACCGCGCTGCGGATCGCCGCCACCGCACCCGAGCTCGTGCCACAGCTGGTACTGGTCGACGTCACCCCGTCGGCACCCGAGCGACATACCGGGATGACCGACGCCCAGAAGGGCACCGTCGCTCTGGTGCAGGGCGACCGCACCTTTCCCAGCTTCGCCGCGATGCTCGACGTCACTGTCGCCGCTGCCCCGCATCGGGATCGGAAGTCGTTGCGGCGCGGAGTGTTCCACAATTCCAAACAGCTCGACGACGGAACCTGGACCTGGCGCTACGACGCTTTCCGCAACGGTGACGGCTTCGAGAACCTCTGGGAGGACGTCTCCGCGATCTCCATGCCGACCACGCTGGTGCGGGGGGCGAATTCGTTCTTCGTCAACGACGCCGATGCCGACCAGTTCGCCAATGACGCGCCCGGTTTCCAGCAGACGATTGTCGTCGACGACTCCGGACACTCGGTGCAGAGCGATCAACCGCACCGACTCATCGAGATCCTGCGCGACGTCCTGAGCAGCTGAATCCACGGCGGGCCCGTCGCCTGCCGTTCACCTGCTGCTCGACTGCTGATTGCAAAGCTGCCGTAACTTCCTCCCCGTCCCGGTCGCCGGCCCCGGCTGGTGAGCCCGCTCGGAAGGAAACCGCAGTCATGGCGATCGTGCCGCTGAACCTGTTTGTCAGCCACAACGGGAAGTCCTCCCGCCAGCGGGTGACCTGCCGCTACAAATGCGGGGACCAGTGCGCCCATCCCGCTCCGAACACCACCGACAACGAGTACTTCGGTGACATCGCCCAGGCCGTGTCCCGTCGCACCGTGCTGCGCGCGACCGGCGTCACCGTACTGGCCGTCGGCGCCGGCGCCGCACTGGCAGCCTGCTCCGACGATGGAATGCCCACCACAGCAAGCACTTCCAGCCCAGAGCCCGCAGCGCCGGAACCCCCGGCTGGAATGAACTTCGCGGCGGTGGCACCGAACTCCGAAGACGCCGTGGTGGTCCCGGAGGGCTACCAGCAGGCAGTGGTGATCAGCTGGGGTGACCCGGTGTTGCCCGACGCACCGCCCTTCGACGTCAATGCCCAGACCGCCGCCGCCCAGCGTGGCCAGTTCGGTTTCAACAACGACTTCGCCGGCCTGCTGCCCATCGAGGGGACATCGAATCACTTCCTGCTCGTGGTCAATCACGAGTACACCACCGAGACCTTCATGCACCCCGGCTACAACGCCGACGCCCCCACCCGAGAGCAGTTCGATATCGGGGTCGCCGCGCACGGCCTGAGCGTTGTCGAGGTCGAGCGCACACCGGAGGGCCTCAAGCCGGTGATGGGTCGCTACAACCGGCGGATCACCGCCGACACCCCGTTCATACTCACCGGTCCCGCCGCGGGCACCGCCTTGGTCAAGACCACCGCCGACCCGACGGGCCGCACCGTGCTGGGGACGGTCAACAACTGTTCGGGTGGCGTAACTCCCTGGGGCACCGTGCTTTCCGGCGAGGAGAACTTCAACAGCTACTTCGGTGCCGCCGAAGGTGCCCCGGCGCCCAGACCCGTCGACGCCGACCGGCTGGACCGCTACGGCATCAAAGTCGAACCCACCGAACGTAAGTGGGAGACGTTCGACCCCCGCTGGGACGTCACCAAGTCTGCCAACGAGGTCAACCGCTTCGGCTACGTCGTCGAACTCAACCCCTGGGACCCGTCGTCCACGCCCGTCAAACACAGCGCCCTGGGACGGTTCAAGCACGAAGCGGCCAACATCTATGTCACCGACGACGGCACCGTCGTCGCCTACGCCGGCGACGACGAACGCTTCGATTACATGTACAAGTTCGTCTCGTCGAAAAAGATGCGAGAAGGTGTCGACCCGGCAGCGCTGGCGGCCAATATGACAATCCTCGACGAGGGCACGCTCTACGTCGCCAAACTGACCAGCGATACCCCCGCCGGTGAGATCGACGGTTCCGGCACGCTGCCGGCCGGGGGGTCGTTCAACGGCACCGGCACCTGGATCCCGCTGCTGCGATCCGGAGCCGACGGACAGGCCGAGTCGCTGGTCGACGGCATCAGCCCCGAAGAGGTGGCCGTGTTCACCCGATTCGCCGCCGACAAGGCCGGCGCCACCAAGATGGACCGCCCCGAGGACTTCGAGGCCAATCCGTTGACCGGCAAGGTGTATGTCGCACTGACCAACAACGACAAGCGTGGCGGCGACGGCCAGCCCGGTCCCGACGCCGCCAATCCACGCAACGACAACAAGAGCGGGCAGATCCTCGAGATCAGCGACAACCACGCCGGCACCGACTTCACCTGGGACCTGCTGCTGGTCTGCGGTGACCCGGCCGCCGCCGACACCTACTTCGCCGGTTTCGACAAGACCAAGGTCAGCCCGATCTCCTGCCCGGACAACCTGGCCTTCGACAGCCACGGCAATCTGTGGATTTCCACCGATGGCAACGCCCTGGACTCCAACGACGGGCTGTTCGCCGTCGCCCTGGACGGGCCGAACCGTGGCCTGACCAAGCAGTTCCTCACGGTGCCACTCGGCGCCGAGACCTGCGGTCCGATCGTCACCGACGACCTGGTCACCGTGTGCGTCCAACACCCCGGTGAAAGCGACGACAACAGCATCGACGACCCCCTGTCGCGCTGGCCGGAGGGTGGCAACGGCACCGCCCGGCCGTCGGTGGTCGCGGTGTGGAAGGACGGCGGCACCATCGGGGTCTGAGGCGTGGATTTCGGCGCGCTCATAACCGCTCAGCAACGATGAGCGCGCCGAATTCACTACGGTGGGAGCCATGACTCTTCCGATCCGCATCGGTGTTCAACTGCAACCCCAGCACGCGCCCGACTACGGCCAGATTCGCGACGCGGTACGCCGCTGCGAAGACATGGGCGTCGACGTCGCATTCAACTGGGATCACTTCTTCCCGCTCTACGGTGACCCCGACGGCGCCCACTTCGAGTGCTGGACGATGCTGGCCGCCTGGGCCGAGCAGACCTCGCGCATCGAGTTCGGCGCCCTGGTCACCTGCAACTCCTACCGCAACCCGGATCTGCTCGCGGATATGGCGCGCACCGTTGATCACATCAGTGGCGGCCGACTGATCCTGGGCATCGGTTCGGGCTGGAAGGAAAAGGACTACGACGAGTACGGCTATGACTTCGGGACCGCAGGCAGCCGGCTCGACGACCTGGCCGCAGCGTTGCCCCGGATCCGGGCGCGGCTCGAAAAGCTGAATCCGGCGCCCACCCGGCACATCCCGATCCTGATCGGCGGGCAGGGTGAGAAGAAGACGCTGCGATTGGTCGCCGAGTACGCCGACATCTGGCACGGATTCACCGACCGCAGTACCTACCCCGGCAAGGCCGAAGTGCTGGACCGGCACTGCGCTGCCGCCGAGCGCTCGCCCGCCGCCATCGAGCGGTCCTCGGGGGTGCCGGAGGGCAGTGTCGAAGACATGCTGGCCGAAGCCGACGCCCTGGTCGACCTCGGGGTGACGCTGCTGACGACCGGGGTCAACGGCCCCGACTACGACCTGAGCGCGGCGCAGGCGCTGGTGGAGTGGCGGGATCGTCGGCTGAACGGCTGACGTTTCTTTCACGTAACACGTGTCAGGTAATGACAAAAGTCCATGACTTTCCTGTGAATATCTGACCCACTCGCCGTTCACCTGCAGAATCCTCATTGTGGCGTTTAGTCTTGGGCCACGAAAACCGGCGAATCAGGGGTGCGGCCGTGGAGGGGACGGCAGTATCTGTTAGGTACGCGCTCGTTTGAGCGCCGCCCCGGGGGAGACACCATGCCCAAGAAGTACGGCGTCAAAGAGAAGGACCTCGTGGTGGCCCACGTGGTCAGCCTGATCCTGAGTGGCAAATTACGCAGCGGCGATCGCATCGACCGCAACGAGATCGCCCGCGATCTCGGCGTGAGCCGGGTTCCGATTCAGGAAGCCGTGGTGCAACTCGAGCACGACGGCATCCTGAGCACCCGGTATCACCGCGGCGCTTTCGTGGAGCTGTTCGAAGAATCCGTGGTGCTCGAATACCACGAGATCTACGGCATGCTCAACGGGATCGCTTCGGCCCGGGCCGCGACCGATCCGGAGTCACGGGTGCTGCCGCAGCTCGATGCGTTGATGCCGGTGCTGCGGGCCACCTTCAACAGCACCCAGGGGTTCAGCGACGCCGGTTGGGAGTACCGCCAGGCGATCTGCAACGAATACGCCGGCCCACGGCTGGCAGCCAACATCCGGGCGTCACAGAGCTTCATACCCCCCGAGTTCTGGGGTGTCTACCAGGGCACATCCGAGGACCTGCTGCCGCTCTACGAACAGGAGACGGAAGCGATCCGCGCACACGACCCCGCCGCGGCGCGGGAAGCCAACGCCGAGCGTGCCCAGGTGATGGCCCAGGTGATGCTGGACACGCTGCGCCAACGCGGGGTACTCGCGCGACCCGCTTTCGCAGTCTGAATGAGCAGAATCATTCTCGTCGGGGGTCTCGGGCACTAGGTTGCTCACGGTGAGGTTCTCCGCCGCCCGATTCCTGGCTTTCGTCGCCACCATCCTGATCATCTCCGGTCTGGCCGTGGCGCCACCGGCTATGGCCGCCGACCAATGCGCACCCCCCGGCGTCGACAGCGCAAGTGCACTGCCGACCAACCTGGCCTCGGCGTCGGCGGGACCAGAAGAGGACAAATACACCACCGACTCGGTGGTGCCGCTGGACTCGGTGGACATCGCCGCGTTGGGTCTGGGCACACCCGGCACCCTGACCGTCGGCACCCTTTCTGACGCACCGCCGAGCATCTGCATCAACGCCCAAGGTCAGTTCACCGGTTTCGACAACGAACTCCTGCGCGCCATCGCCGACAAGCTGGGCCTGCAGATCAACTTCGTCGGGACCGACTTCTCCGGGCTGCTCGCACAAGTCGCCTCCCGTCGATTCGACGTCGGGTCGTCGTCGATCACCACCACCGACGCCCGTCGCCAGACGGTCGGCTTCACCAACGGTTACGACTTCGGTTACTTCTCGCTGGTGGTCCCGACCGGGTCACCGATCACCGGGTTCTCCGACCTCGCCGCCGGGCAGCGAATCGGCGTGGTGCAAGGCACCGTGCAAGAGGCCTACGTGATAGACACCCTGGGCCTGGATCCGGTGAAGTTCCCCGACTACAACACCGTCTACGCCAGCCTGAAAACGCGTCAGATCGATGCCTGGGTGGCGCCGTCACAACAGGCCGTCGGCACCGTACAAGCGGGTGACCCCGCGGTGATCGTGGAGAACACGTTCAGCCTGGACAACTTCATCGCCTACGCGGTCGCCAAAGAGAACCGACCACTGATCGATGCGCTGAACTCCGGCCTGGACGCGGTGATCGCCGACGGCACCTGGTCCAAGCTGTACACCGACTGGGTGCCACGCGCCGTGCCGCCGGGCTGGAAACCTGGCTCCAAAGCCGCTCCGGAGCCGAAGCTTCCGGACTTCGAGGTGATCGCCGCGGAGAACCAACTGGGGGACGACGCGCCTGCCGCCGCAGGGCCCAAGTCGACGTTCGCACAGCTCGGTGACGCGTTCTTCTCCTGGGACCTGTACCGCCAGGCCATCCCCGATCTGTTCAAGACCGGGTTGCCCAACAC
Proteins encoded:
- a CDS encoding inositol-3-phosphate synthase; protein product: MTEQDIRVAIVGVGNCASSLVQGVQYYKDADENSTVPGLMHVKFGRYHVRDVKFVAAFDVDAKKVGFDLSEAIFASENNTIKIADVPPTDVVVQRGPTLDGIGKYYSETIEISDAEAVDVVKALKDAKVDVLVSYLPVGSEEADKFYAQCAIDAGVAFVNALPVFIASDPVWAKKFADAGVPIVGDDIKSQVGATITHRVMAKLFEDRGVQLDRTMQLNVGGNMDFLNMLERSRLESKKISKTQAVTSNLQREFNTKDVHIGPSDHVGWLDDRKWAYVRLEGRAFGDVPLNLEYKLEVWDSPNSAGVIIDAVRAAKIAQDRGIGGPVEAASAYLMKSPPKQLADDIARTQLETFIEG
- a CDS encoding alpha/beta fold hydrolase; its protein translation is MITDDELLSLDEFALLPENAEQAGVDSPLPPVERIDVGAISALKFGAEPPKVVFLHGGGQNAHTWDTVIVGLREPALAVDLPGHGRSAWREDGNYGPRLAAEQIIPMLREHAPSPALVVGMSLGGLTALRIAATAPELVPQLVLVDVTPSAPERHTGMTDAQKGTVALVQGDRTFPSFAAMLDVTVAAAPHRDRKSLRRGVFHNSKQLDDGTWTWRYDAFRNGDGFENLWEDVSAISMPTTLVRGANSFFVNDADADQFANDAPGFQQTIVVDDSGHSVQSDQPHRLIEILRDVLSS
- a CDS encoding PhoX family protein, coding for MAIVPLNLFVSHNGKSSRQRVTCRYKCGDQCAHPAPNTTDNEYFGDIAQAVSRRTVLRATGVTVLAVGAGAALAACSDDGMPTTASTSSPEPAAPEPPAGMNFAAVAPNSEDAVVVPEGYQQAVVISWGDPVLPDAPPFDVNAQTAAAQRGQFGFNNDFAGLLPIEGTSNHFLLVVNHEYTTETFMHPGYNADAPTREQFDIGVAAHGLSVVEVERTPEGLKPVMGRYNRRITADTPFILTGPAAGTALVKTTADPTGRTVLGTVNNCSGGVTPWGTVLSGEENFNSYFGAAEGAPAPRPVDADRLDRYGIKVEPTERKWETFDPRWDVTKSANEVNRFGYVVELNPWDPSSTPVKHSALGRFKHEAANIYVTDDGTVVAYAGDDERFDYMYKFVSSKKMREGVDPAALAANMTILDEGTLYVAKLTSDTPAGEIDGSGTLPAGGSFNGTGTWIPLLRSGADGQAESLVDGISPEEVAVFTRFAADKAGATKMDRPEDFEANPLTGKVYVALTNNDKRGGDGQPGPDAANPRNDNKSGQILEISDNHAGTDFTWDLLLVCGDPAAADTYFAGFDKTKVSPISCPDNLAFDSHGNLWISTDGNALDSNDGLFAVALDGPNRGLTKQFLTVPLGAETCGPIVTDDLVTVCVQHPGESDDNSIDDPLSRWPEGGNGTARPSVVAVWKDGGTIGV
- a CDS encoding LLM class F420-dependent oxidoreductase, whose translation is MTLPIRIGVQLQPQHAPDYGQIRDAVRRCEDMGVDVAFNWDHFFPLYGDPDGAHFECWTMLAAWAEQTSRIEFGALVTCNSYRNPDLLADMARTVDHISGGRLILGIGSGWKEKDYDEYGYDFGTAGSRLDDLAAALPRIRARLEKLNPAPTRHIPILIGGQGEKKTLRLVAEYADIWHGFTDRSTYPGKAEVLDRHCAAAERSPAAIERSSGVPEGSVEDMLAEADALVDLGVTLLTTGVNGPDYDLSAAQALVEWRDRRLNG
- a CDS encoding GntR family transcriptional regulator, with the translated sequence MPKKYGVKEKDLVVAHVVSLILSGKLRSGDRIDRNEIARDLGVSRVPIQEAVVQLEHDGILSTRYHRGAFVELFEESVVLEYHEIYGMLNGIASARAATDPESRVLPQLDALMPVLRATFNSTQGFSDAGWEYRQAICNEYAGPRLAANIRASQSFIPPEFWGVYQGTSEDLLPLYEQETEAIRAHDPAAAREANAERAQVMAQVMLDTLRQRGVLARPAFAV
- a CDS encoding ABC transporter substrate-binding protein/permease, translating into MAADQCAPPGVDSASALPTNLASASAGPEEDKYTTDSVVPLDSVDIAALGLGTPGTLTVGTLSDAPPSICINAQGQFTGFDNELLRAIADKLGLQINFVGTDFSGLLAQVASRRFDVGSSSITTTDARRQTVGFTNGYDFGYFSLVVPTGSPITGFSDLAAGQRIGVVQGTVQEAYVIDTLGLDPVKFPDYNTVYASLKTRQIDAWVAPSQQAVGTVQAGDPAVIVENTFSLDNFIAYAVAKENRPLIDALNSGLDAVIADGTWSKLYTDWVPRAVPPGWKPGSKAAPEPKLPDFEVIAAENQLGDDAPAAAGPKSTFAQLGDAFFSWDLYRQAIPDLFKTGLPNTLILTVSAAVIGLALGMVLAVCGISRSRWLRWPARVYTDIFRGLPEVVIILLIGLGLGPVVGGLTGNNPYPLGIAALGLMAAAYIGEILRSGIQSVEAGQLEASRALGFSYSSSMRLVVIPQGVRRVLPALVNQFISLLKASSLVYFLGLIASQRELFQVGRDLNAQTGNLSPLVAAGLFYLALTIPLTHLVNYIDGRLRRGRTPTETEDPLTPTISQEMV